A segment of the Bacteroidales bacterium genome:
TTAAAAAACTGACAAATAAAGGATGTGGTTTTTCAACAGTACTACTATATTCAGGATGGAATTGTACCCCAATAAACCATTTATGTTGGGGTATTTCTATTATTTCTACTAAGTTCATATCTGGATTTATTCCTGCGACTTTCATTCCGGCATTTTCAAAATCTTTCAAAAACTGGTTATTAAACTCATAACGATGGCGATGACGTTCGCTAATAGTTTCTGAATTATATATTTTATGAGCTTTAGTACCTTTAACTAATTCGCATGTGTAAGCTCCGAGTCGCATGGTTCCACCTTTTTCAGTAATTTCTTTTTGTTGTTCCATTAAGTCAATAACAGGATATGTAGTAGTTCTGTTCATTTCGGTCGAATGTGCATCTTTATATCCTAATACATTTCGTGCAAATTCAATAACAGCGATTTGCATTCCCAAACAAATTCCTAAAAAAGGCACATTGTTCTCGCGTGCAAACTTAGTTGCAGCTATTTTTCCTTCTATTCCTCGATGTCCAAATCCGGGAGCGACAATAATGCCTTTCATATCTTTTAGTGTATGAGCCACATTACCATCAGTAAGGGTTTCGCTATGAACCAAATGCACTTTAACTTTTACATTATTAACTGCACCGGCATGGATCAAGGATTCTATGATAGATTTATAAGCATCGGCTAATTCAACATATTTTCCAACTAAAGCAATATCAATAATCTTTTTAGCGTTTTTAACTCGATTGACAAAATCACGCCAATTGGTTAAATCGGGTTCGTCGAGTGTTGGTAAGCCCAACTTCTTCATTATTATTTGATCGAGTTTTTCCTCGTGCATGAGTAATGGAACTTCGTATATCGTTTTCACATCGCGTGATTCGATAACGGCTTCCATTTCGACATTACAAAACAGGGCTACTTTTTTACGAATTTCGTTATTCAATGGATGTTCTGTTCTTAAAACAAGAACATCGGGTTGTACCCCGTTTTCGAGCAACATTTTTACACTGTGTTGAGTAGGCTTAGTTTTCGACTCACCAGTAGCAGCTAAATATGGTACCAAGGTAAGATGAATAACTGCGGTCTTTGCCGGCATTTCCCAACGCAACTGACGAACAGCCTCGATATATGGTAAAGATTCGATATCGCCAACGGTTCCACCAATTTCGGTTATAACAATATCGTATTTATTTTTAGTTCCTAATAATTTAATACTTCGTTTTATTTCATCGGTAACATGAGGAATTACTTGTACTGTTTTTCCTAAAAAATCGCCACGTCGTTCTTTAGTTATTACATTTTGATATATTCTTCCGGTAGTTATGTTATTAGCTTGCGAAGTTGGACGGTTTAAAAAACGTTCGTAATGACCTAAATCTAAATCGGTCTCGGCACCATCGTTGGTAACATAACACTCGCCATGTTCATAAGGGTTTAATGTACCTGGATCAATATTTAAATACGGGTCGAGTTTCTGAATAGTAACATTATAACCTCTTAATTGAAGCAACTTTGCTAATGAGGCTGAAATAATACCTTTGCCTAATGACGATGTAACGCCTCCGGTAATAAAAACATAACGTGTGTTTGCCATAAACTAAAATGTTAAATTAGCTCCAATACTTGGTATAATGGGCAGTTGGTTGACTCTTTTGTTTGCTATACGATCGTAATAAAAAATGTTTTCGCGGTTATAGACGTTTGTACAACTCAAAGTTATTTCGAGTGTAGAGTTTTTAGAAAATTCGATTGTTTTTTTCAATGTAAGATCGAGACGATGATAAGAAGGTAAACGTCCCTCGTTTAAATTACCATACAATATACCTAATAATGCATTAGTAGAAGCCAAAC
Coding sequences within it:
- a CDS encoding CTP synthase, encoding MANTRYVFITGGVTSSLGKGIISASLAKLLQLRGYNVTIQKLDPYLNIDPGTLNPYEHGECYVTNDGAETDLDLGHYERFLNRPTSQANNITTGRIYQNVITKERRGDFLGKTVQVIPHVTDEIKRSIKLLGTKNKYDIVITEIGGTVGDIESLPYIEAVRQLRWEMPAKTAVIHLTLVPYLAATGESKTKPTQHSVKMLLENGVQPDVLVLRTEHPLNNEIRKKVALFCNVEMEAVIESRDVKTIYEVPLLMHEEKLDQIIMKKLGLPTLDEPDLTNWRDFVNRVKNAKKIIDIALVGKYVELADAYKSIIESLIHAGAVNNVKVKVHLVHSETLTDGNVAHTLKDMKGIIVAPGFGHRGIEGKIAATKFARENNVPFLGICLGMQIAVIEFARNVLGYKDAHSTEMNRTTTYPVIDLMEQQKEITEKGGTMRLGAYTCELVKGTKAHKIYNSETISERHRHRYEFNNQFLKDFENAGMKVAGINPDMNLVEIIEIPQHKWFIGVQFHPEYSSTVEKPHPLFVSFLKSALE